Proteins co-encoded in one Pseudoliparis swirei isolate HS2019 ecotype Mariana Trench chromosome 7, NWPU_hadal_v1, whole genome shotgun sequence genomic window:
- the rufy3 gene encoding protein RUFY3 isoform X4: MAEREVSGDPPMRSSMGVSAGRRNPFAENGHAESPDETLSPTSVIYFQEALSSSNLRFGKPGSPSPAPPRQYDFRIERVESKRRNPKDPIAIERLNLMNMAKLSIKGLIESALNLGRTLDSDYAPLQQFFVVMEHCLKHGLKTKKMFLGQNKSFWGALELVEKLTPEAGEITASVKDLPGLKTPLGRGRAWLRLALMQKKLSDYMKTIINRKDLLSEFYEANALMMEEEGAVIAGLLVGLNVIDANLCMKGEDLDSQVGVIDFSMYLKDGGHSSKSAEGDGQITAILDQKNYVEELNRHLSASVNNLQAKVDALEKSNTKLTEELAVANNRIITLQEDVERVKEESSYQLESRKASRSDSAPDGQVLGETRKQLKEETLLRLDVEKELEVQIGMKQEMELSMKMLEKDVCEKQDALVELREQLEDLRVINQQLSHKSQSVDTGSKHKTEAIARLEEKINQMSGTVKQMETRCKQAERERGLALEANRLFKEEFGDKIESLQVEVEQLRKHRSSLELELRKERERRGEHHHDDVPGQCGAPSRETRPPENIPKRVPESLSVRRESDQFHSGAEDKTSLSSSLSQHEDEQDESFVEISEPSVCTMCEQDDSLVKTKKQCKNCGGVFCDRCVSNELPLPSSILPEMVCSACFALLLQQYAATPT; this comes from the exons atggCGGAGCGGGAGGTGTCGGGGGACCCACCTATGCGGTCATCTATGGGGGTTTCAGCCGGGAGACGAAACCCCTTCGCCGAAAACGGTCACGCGGAGAGTCCGGACGAGACTCTGTCGCCGACGTCGGTCATCTACTTCCAGGAGGCGTTGAGCTCCTCAAACTTGAGATTTGGGAAGCCCGGGTCGCCGTCGCCCGCTCCGCCGCGACAGTATGACTTCAGGATCGAGCGAGTCGAGTCAAAGCGCCGCA atccCAAGGACCCCATTGCGATCGAGAGGCTGAACCTGATGAACATGGCCAAGCTGAGCATCAAGGGCCTGATCGAGTCGGCGCTGAACCTCGGCCGCACGCTGGACTCGGACTACGCGCCGCTGCAACAGTTCTTCGTGGTCATGGAGCACTGCCTGAAGCACGGCCTGAAGA CCAAGAAGATGTTCTTGGGGCAGAACAAGTCCTTCTGGGGGGCGCTGGAGCTGGTGGAGAAGTTAACGCCCGAAGCCGGAGAAATCACCGCCAGCGTGAAAGACTTGCCCGGCCTCAA AACTCCTCTGGGCCGAGGACGTGCCTGGCTGCGGCTGGCGCTGATGCAGAAGAAACTGTCCGACTACATGAAGACCATCATCAACAGGAAGGACCTGCTCAG TGAATTCTACGAGGCGAACGCgctgatgatggaggaggagggcgccGTCATCGCCGGGCTGCTCGTTGGCCTGAACGTCATCGACGCCAACCTGTGTATGAAGGGAGAGGACCTGGACTCTCAG GTCGGCGTGATCGATTTCTCAATGTACCTCAAAGATGGTGGACACAGCAGTAAGAGTGCAGAGGG CGACGGTCAGATCACAGCGATACTCGACCAAAAGAACTACGTGGAGGAACTGAACCGGCATCTGAG CGCGTCGGTAAATAACCTCCAGGCCAAGGTGGATGCTCTGGAGAAGTCCAACACGAAGCTCACGGAGGAG CTCGCTGTGGCGAACAACCGGATCATCACTTTACAAGAAGACGTGGAGCGAGTGAAGGAGGAGAGCTCGTATCAGCTGGAGTCCAGGAAG gCATCCAGGAGTGACTCGGCACCAGACGGACAAGTGCTGGGCGAAACACGCAAGCAGCTCAAAGAGGAAACATTGCTTCGATTG gATGTGGAGAAGGAGCTGGAGGTGCAGATCGGCATGAAGCAGGAGATGGAGCTGTCCATGAAGATGCTAGAGAAGGACGTCTGTGAGAAGCAGGACGCTCTGGTGGAGCTCCGAGAGCAGCTGGAGGACCTCCGGGTCATCAACCAGCAGCTCAGCCACAAGTCACAG agtgtCGACACCGGCTCCAAACACAAGACGGAAGCCATCGCTCGCCTGGAGGAGAAGATCAACCAGATGAGCGGCACGGTGAAGCAGATGGAGACCAG ATGCAAACaggctgagagggagaggggtctGGCTTTGGAGGCCAACCGGCTCTTCAAGGAGGAGTTTGGGGACAAAATCGAGagtctgcaggtggaggtggagcagctgAGGAAGCACAG GTCCAGTCTGGAGCTTGAATTgagaaaagagcgagagagaagaggtgagcATCACCACGACGACGTGCCCGGACAGTGCGGCGCTCCTTCGAGGGAGACGAGACCCCCCGAAAACATCCCCAAA cgtGTCCCAGAATCCCTGTCGGTCAGAAGGGAGAGCGACCAGTTCCACTCAGGAGCCGAGGACAAAACCAGTCTGAGCTCCAGCCT GTCGCAGCACGAGGACGAACAG GACGAGTCCTTCGTGGAGATCAGTGAGCCTTCTGTCTGTACGATGTGTGAACAGGACGACTCCCTGGTGAAGACGAAG AAACAGTGTAAGAACTGCGGCGGCGTCTTCTGCGACCGCTGCGTGTCCAACGAGCTGCCGCTgccgtcctccatcctcccggAGATGGTGTGCAGCGCCTGCTTCgccctgctgctgcagcagtATGCGGCCACGCCCACATGA
- the rufy3 gene encoding protein RUFY3 isoform X3, with translation MAEREVSGDPPMRSSMGVSAGRRNPFAENGHAESPDETLSPTSVIYFQEALSSSNLRFGKPGSPSPAPPRQYDFRIERVESKRRNPKDPIAIERLNLMNMAKLSIKGLIESALNLGRTLDSDYAPLQQFFVVMEHCLKHGLKTKKMFLGQNKSFWGALELVEKLTPEAGEITASVKDLPGLKTPLGRGRAWLRLALMQKKLSDYMKTIINRKDLLSEFYEANALMMEEEGAVIAGLLVGLNVIDANLCMKGEDLDSQVGVIDFSMYLKDGGHSSKSAEGDGQITAILDQKNYVEELNRHLSASVNNLQAKVDALEKSNTKLTEELAVANNRIITLQEDVERVKEESSYQLESRKASRSDSAPDGQVLGETRKQLKEETLLRLDVEKELEVQIGMKQEMELSMKMLEKDVCEKQDALVELREQLEDLRVINQQLSHKSQSVDTGSKHKTEAIARLEEKINQMSGTVKQMETRCKQAERERGLALEANRLFKEEFGDKIESLQVEVEQLRKHRSSLELELRKERERRGEHHHDDVPGQCGAPSRETRPPENIPKRVPESLSVRRESDQFHSGAEDKTSLSSSLSSRSQHEDEQDESFVEISEPSVCTMCEQDDSLVKTKKQCKNCGGVFCDRCVSNELPLPSSILPEMVCSACFALLLQQYAATPT, from the exons atggCGGAGCGGGAGGTGTCGGGGGACCCACCTATGCGGTCATCTATGGGGGTTTCAGCCGGGAGACGAAACCCCTTCGCCGAAAACGGTCACGCGGAGAGTCCGGACGAGACTCTGTCGCCGACGTCGGTCATCTACTTCCAGGAGGCGTTGAGCTCCTCAAACTTGAGATTTGGGAAGCCCGGGTCGCCGTCGCCCGCTCCGCCGCGACAGTATGACTTCAGGATCGAGCGAGTCGAGTCAAAGCGCCGCA atccCAAGGACCCCATTGCGATCGAGAGGCTGAACCTGATGAACATGGCCAAGCTGAGCATCAAGGGCCTGATCGAGTCGGCGCTGAACCTCGGCCGCACGCTGGACTCGGACTACGCGCCGCTGCAACAGTTCTTCGTGGTCATGGAGCACTGCCTGAAGCACGGCCTGAAGA CCAAGAAGATGTTCTTGGGGCAGAACAAGTCCTTCTGGGGGGCGCTGGAGCTGGTGGAGAAGTTAACGCCCGAAGCCGGAGAAATCACCGCCAGCGTGAAAGACTTGCCCGGCCTCAA AACTCCTCTGGGCCGAGGACGTGCCTGGCTGCGGCTGGCGCTGATGCAGAAGAAACTGTCCGACTACATGAAGACCATCATCAACAGGAAGGACCTGCTCAG TGAATTCTACGAGGCGAACGCgctgatgatggaggaggagggcgccGTCATCGCCGGGCTGCTCGTTGGCCTGAACGTCATCGACGCCAACCTGTGTATGAAGGGAGAGGACCTGGACTCTCAG GTCGGCGTGATCGATTTCTCAATGTACCTCAAAGATGGTGGACACAGCAGTAAGAGTGCAGAGGG CGACGGTCAGATCACAGCGATACTCGACCAAAAGAACTACGTGGAGGAACTGAACCGGCATCTGAG CGCGTCGGTAAATAACCTCCAGGCCAAGGTGGATGCTCTGGAGAAGTCCAACACGAAGCTCACGGAGGAG CTCGCTGTGGCGAACAACCGGATCATCACTTTACAAGAAGACGTGGAGCGAGTGAAGGAGGAGAGCTCGTATCAGCTGGAGTCCAGGAAG gCATCCAGGAGTGACTCGGCACCAGACGGACAAGTGCTGGGCGAAACACGCAAGCAGCTCAAAGAGGAAACATTGCTTCGATTG gATGTGGAGAAGGAGCTGGAGGTGCAGATCGGCATGAAGCAGGAGATGGAGCTGTCCATGAAGATGCTAGAGAAGGACGTCTGTGAGAAGCAGGACGCTCTGGTGGAGCTCCGAGAGCAGCTGGAGGACCTCCGGGTCATCAACCAGCAGCTCAGCCACAAGTCACAG agtgtCGACACCGGCTCCAAACACAAGACGGAAGCCATCGCTCGCCTGGAGGAGAAGATCAACCAGATGAGCGGCACGGTGAAGCAGATGGAGACCAG ATGCAAACaggctgagagggagaggggtctGGCTTTGGAGGCCAACCGGCTCTTCAAGGAGGAGTTTGGGGACAAAATCGAGagtctgcaggtggaggtggagcagctgAGGAAGCACAG GTCCAGTCTGGAGCTTGAATTgagaaaagagcgagagagaagaggtgagcATCACCACGACGACGTGCCCGGACAGTGCGGCGCTCCTTCGAGGGAGACGAGACCCCCCGAAAACATCCCCAAA cgtGTCCCAGAATCCCTGTCGGTCAGAAGGGAGAGCGACCAGTTCCACTCAGGAGCCGAGGACAAAACCAGTCTGAGCTCCAGCCT GTCCTCCAGGTCGCAGCACGAGGACGAACAG GACGAGTCCTTCGTGGAGATCAGTGAGCCTTCTGTCTGTACGATGTGTGAACAGGACGACTCCCTGGTGAAGACGAAG AAACAGTGTAAGAACTGCGGCGGCGTCTTCTGCGACCGCTGCGTGTCCAACGAGCTGCCGCTgccgtcctccatcctcccggAGATGGTGTGCAGCGCCTGCTTCgccctgctgctgcagcagtATGCGGCCACGCCCACATGA
- the rufy3 gene encoding protein RUFY3 isoform X2 has translation MSDLTPQSETPTPTSDKITQAARETIYLCNFRVSVDGEWLCLRELNDISLTPDPEPTHEDPKDPIAIERLNLMNMAKLSIKGLIESALNLGRTLDSDYAPLQQFFVVMEHCLKHGLKTKKMFLGQNKSFWGALELVEKLTPEAGEITASVKDLPGLKTPLGRGRAWLRLALMQKKLSDYMKTIINRKDLLSEFYEANALMMEEEGAVIAGLLVGLNVIDANLCMKGEDLDSQVGVIDFSMYLKDGGHSSKSAEGDGQITAILDQKNYVEELNRHLSASVNNLQAKVDALEKSNTKLTEELAVANNRIITLQEDVERVKEESSYQLESRKASRSDSAPDGQVLGETRKQLKEETLLRLDVEKELEVQIGMKQEMELSMKMLEKDVCEKQDALVELREQLEDLRVINQQLSHKSQSVDTGSKHKTEAIARLEEKINQMSGTVKQMETRCKQAERERGLALEANRLFKEEFGDKIESLQVEVEQLRKHRSSLELELRKERERRGEHHHDDVPGQCGAPSRETRPPENIPKRVPESLSVRRESDQFHSGAEDKTSLSSSLYVVYTTTTHLRGNIVYLLIPPPLHLLRSSRSQHEDEQDESFVEISEPSVCTMCEQDDSLVKTKKQCKNCGGVFCDRCVSNELPLPSSILPEMVCSACFALLLQQYAATPT, from the exons ATGTCTGACCTGACGCCTCAGAGCgagacccccacccccaccagcGACAAGATCACGCAAGCCGCCCGGGAGACCATCTATCTCTGCAACTTCCGCGTGTCCGTCGACGGCGAGTGGCTCTGCCTGCGCGAGCTCAACGACATCTCGCTGACGCCGGACCCGGAGCCCACCCATGAAG atccCAAGGACCCCATTGCGATCGAGAGGCTGAACCTGATGAACATGGCCAAGCTGAGCATCAAGGGCCTGATCGAGTCGGCGCTGAACCTCGGCCGCACGCTGGACTCGGACTACGCGCCGCTGCAACAGTTCTTCGTGGTCATGGAGCACTGCCTGAAGCACGGCCTGAAGA CCAAGAAGATGTTCTTGGGGCAGAACAAGTCCTTCTGGGGGGCGCTGGAGCTGGTGGAGAAGTTAACGCCCGAAGCCGGAGAAATCACCGCCAGCGTGAAAGACTTGCCCGGCCTCAA AACTCCTCTGGGCCGAGGACGTGCCTGGCTGCGGCTGGCGCTGATGCAGAAGAAACTGTCCGACTACATGAAGACCATCATCAACAGGAAGGACCTGCTCAG TGAATTCTACGAGGCGAACGCgctgatgatggaggaggagggcgccGTCATCGCCGGGCTGCTCGTTGGCCTGAACGTCATCGACGCCAACCTGTGTATGAAGGGAGAGGACCTGGACTCTCAG GTCGGCGTGATCGATTTCTCAATGTACCTCAAAGATGGTGGACACAGCAGTAAGAGTGCAGAGGG CGACGGTCAGATCACAGCGATACTCGACCAAAAGAACTACGTGGAGGAACTGAACCGGCATCTGAG CGCGTCGGTAAATAACCTCCAGGCCAAGGTGGATGCTCTGGAGAAGTCCAACACGAAGCTCACGGAGGAG CTCGCTGTGGCGAACAACCGGATCATCACTTTACAAGAAGACGTGGAGCGAGTGAAGGAGGAGAGCTCGTATCAGCTGGAGTCCAGGAAG gCATCCAGGAGTGACTCGGCACCAGACGGACAAGTGCTGGGCGAAACACGCAAGCAGCTCAAAGAGGAAACATTGCTTCGATTG gATGTGGAGAAGGAGCTGGAGGTGCAGATCGGCATGAAGCAGGAGATGGAGCTGTCCATGAAGATGCTAGAGAAGGACGTCTGTGAGAAGCAGGACGCTCTGGTGGAGCTCCGAGAGCAGCTGGAGGACCTCCGGGTCATCAACCAGCAGCTCAGCCACAAGTCACAG agtgtCGACACCGGCTCCAAACACAAGACGGAAGCCATCGCTCGCCTGGAGGAGAAGATCAACCAGATGAGCGGCACGGTGAAGCAGATGGAGACCAG ATGCAAACaggctgagagggagaggggtctGGCTTTGGAGGCCAACCGGCTCTTCAAGGAGGAGTTTGGGGACAAAATCGAGagtctgcaggtggaggtggagcagctgAGGAAGCACAG GTCCAGTCTGGAGCTTGAATTgagaaaagagcgagagagaagaggtgagcATCACCACGACGACGTGCCCGGACAGTGCGGCGCTCCTTCGAGGGAGACGAGACCCCCCGAAAACATCCCCAAA cgtGTCCCAGAATCCCTGTCGGTCAGAAGGGAGAGCGACCAGTTCCACTCAGGAGCCGAGGACAAAACCAGTCTGAGCTCCAGCCTGTACGTAgtttacacaacaacaacacatctacGAGGAAAtatagtttatttattaattcctccccctctccaccttCTAAGGTCCTCCAGGTCGCAGCACGAGGACGAACAG GACGAGTCCTTCGTGGAGATCAGTGAGCCTTCTGTCTGTACGATGTGTGAACAGGACGACTCCCTGGTGAAGACGAAG AAACAGTGTAAGAACTGCGGCGGCGTCTTCTGCGACCGCTGCGTGTCCAACGAGCTGCCGCTgccgtcctccatcctcccggAGATGGTGTGCAGCGCCTGCTTCgccctgctgctgcagcagtATGCGGCCACGCCCACATGA
- the rufy3 gene encoding protein RUFY3 isoform X1 produces MAEREVSGDPPMRSSMGVSAGRRNPFAENGHAESPDETLSPTSVIYFQEALSSSNLRFGKPGSPSPAPPRQYDFRIERVESKRRNPKDPIAIERLNLMNMAKLSIKGLIESALNLGRTLDSDYAPLQQFFVVMEHCLKHGLKTKKMFLGQNKSFWGALELVEKLTPEAGEITASVKDLPGLKTPLGRGRAWLRLALMQKKLSDYMKTIINRKDLLSEFYEANALMMEEEGAVIAGLLVGLNVIDANLCMKGEDLDSQVGVIDFSMYLKDGGHSSKSAEGDGQITAILDQKNYVEELNRHLSASVNNLQAKVDALEKSNTKLTEELAVANNRIITLQEDVERVKEESSYQLESRKASRSDSAPDGQVLGETRKQLKEETLLRLDVEKELEVQIGMKQEMELSMKMLEKDVCEKQDALVELREQLEDLRVINQQLSHKSQSVDTGSKHKTEAIARLEEKINQMSGTVKQMETRCKQAERERGLALEANRLFKEEFGDKIESLQVEVEQLRKHRSSLELELRKERERRGEHHHDDVPGQCGAPSRETRPPENIPKRVPESLSVRRESDQFHSGAEDKTSLSSSLYVVYTTTTHLRGNIVYLLIPPPLHLLRSSRSQHEDEQDESFVEISEPSVCTMCEQDDSLVKTKKQCKNCGGVFCDRCVSNELPLPSSILPEMVCSACFALLLQQYAATPT; encoded by the exons atggCGGAGCGGGAGGTGTCGGGGGACCCACCTATGCGGTCATCTATGGGGGTTTCAGCCGGGAGACGAAACCCCTTCGCCGAAAACGGTCACGCGGAGAGTCCGGACGAGACTCTGTCGCCGACGTCGGTCATCTACTTCCAGGAGGCGTTGAGCTCCTCAAACTTGAGATTTGGGAAGCCCGGGTCGCCGTCGCCCGCTCCGCCGCGACAGTATGACTTCAGGATCGAGCGAGTCGAGTCAAAGCGCCGCA atccCAAGGACCCCATTGCGATCGAGAGGCTGAACCTGATGAACATGGCCAAGCTGAGCATCAAGGGCCTGATCGAGTCGGCGCTGAACCTCGGCCGCACGCTGGACTCGGACTACGCGCCGCTGCAACAGTTCTTCGTGGTCATGGAGCACTGCCTGAAGCACGGCCTGAAGA CCAAGAAGATGTTCTTGGGGCAGAACAAGTCCTTCTGGGGGGCGCTGGAGCTGGTGGAGAAGTTAACGCCCGAAGCCGGAGAAATCACCGCCAGCGTGAAAGACTTGCCCGGCCTCAA AACTCCTCTGGGCCGAGGACGTGCCTGGCTGCGGCTGGCGCTGATGCAGAAGAAACTGTCCGACTACATGAAGACCATCATCAACAGGAAGGACCTGCTCAG TGAATTCTACGAGGCGAACGCgctgatgatggaggaggagggcgccGTCATCGCCGGGCTGCTCGTTGGCCTGAACGTCATCGACGCCAACCTGTGTATGAAGGGAGAGGACCTGGACTCTCAG GTCGGCGTGATCGATTTCTCAATGTACCTCAAAGATGGTGGACACAGCAGTAAGAGTGCAGAGGG CGACGGTCAGATCACAGCGATACTCGACCAAAAGAACTACGTGGAGGAACTGAACCGGCATCTGAG CGCGTCGGTAAATAACCTCCAGGCCAAGGTGGATGCTCTGGAGAAGTCCAACACGAAGCTCACGGAGGAG CTCGCTGTGGCGAACAACCGGATCATCACTTTACAAGAAGACGTGGAGCGAGTGAAGGAGGAGAGCTCGTATCAGCTGGAGTCCAGGAAG gCATCCAGGAGTGACTCGGCACCAGACGGACAAGTGCTGGGCGAAACACGCAAGCAGCTCAAAGAGGAAACATTGCTTCGATTG gATGTGGAGAAGGAGCTGGAGGTGCAGATCGGCATGAAGCAGGAGATGGAGCTGTCCATGAAGATGCTAGAGAAGGACGTCTGTGAGAAGCAGGACGCTCTGGTGGAGCTCCGAGAGCAGCTGGAGGACCTCCGGGTCATCAACCAGCAGCTCAGCCACAAGTCACAG agtgtCGACACCGGCTCCAAACACAAGACGGAAGCCATCGCTCGCCTGGAGGAGAAGATCAACCAGATGAGCGGCACGGTGAAGCAGATGGAGACCAG ATGCAAACaggctgagagggagaggggtctGGCTTTGGAGGCCAACCGGCTCTTCAAGGAGGAGTTTGGGGACAAAATCGAGagtctgcaggtggaggtggagcagctgAGGAAGCACAG GTCCAGTCTGGAGCTTGAATTgagaaaagagcgagagagaagaggtgagcATCACCACGACGACGTGCCCGGACAGTGCGGCGCTCCTTCGAGGGAGACGAGACCCCCCGAAAACATCCCCAAA cgtGTCCCAGAATCCCTGTCGGTCAGAAGGGAGAGCGACCAGTTCCACTCAGGAGCCGAGGACAAAACCAGTCTGAGCTCCAGCCTGTACGTAgtttacacaacaacaacacatctacGAGGAAAtatagtttatttattaattcctccccctctccaccttCTAAGGTCCTCCAGGTCGCAGCACGAGGACGAACAG GACGAGTCCTTCGTGGAGATCAGTGAGCCTTCTGTCTGTACGATGTGTGAACAGGACGACTCCCTGGTGAAGACGAAG AAACAGTGTAAGAACTGCGGCGGCGTCTTCTGCGACCGCTGCGTGTCCAACGAGCTGCCGCTgccgtcctccatcctcccggAGATGGTGTGCAGCGCCTGCTTCgccctgctgctgcagcagtATGCGGCCACGCCCACATGA
- the rufy3 gene encoding protein RUFY3 isoform X6, producing the protein MSDLTPQSETPTPTSDKITQAARETIYLCNFRVSVDGEWLCLRELNDISLTPDPEPTHEDPKDPIAIERLNLMNMAKLSIKGLIESALNLGRTLDSDYAPLQQFFVVMEHCLKHGLKTKKMFLGQNKSFWGALELVEKLTPEAGEITASVKDLPGLKTPLGRGRAWLRLALMQKKLSDYMKTIINRKDLLSEFYEANALMMEEEGAVIAGLLVGLNVIDANLCMKGEDLDSQVGVIDFSMYLKDGGHSSKSAEGDGQITAILDQKNYVEELNRHLSASVNNLQAKVDALEKSNTKLTEELAVANNRIITLQEDVERVKEESSYQLESRKASRSDSAPDGQVLGETRKQLKEETLLRLDVEKELEVQIGMKQEMELSMKMLEKDVCEKQDALVELREQLEDLRVINQQLSHKSQSVDTGSKHKTEAIARLEEKINQMSGTVKQMETSEKHVVKQARNLNSAAGRLLQLQQ; encoded by the exons ATGTCTGACCTGACGCCTCAGAGCgagacccccacccccaccagcGACAAGATCACGCAAGCCGCCCGGGAGACCATCTATCTCTGCAACTTCCGCGTGTCCGTCGACGGCGAGTGGCTCTGCCTGCGCGAGCTCAACGACATCTCGCTGACGCCGGACCCGGAGCCCACCCATGAAG atccCAAGGACCCCATTGCGATCGAGAGGCTGAACCTGATGAACATGGCCAAGCTGAGCATCAAGGGCCTGATCGAGTCGGCGCTGAACCTCGGCCGCACGCTGGACTCGGACTACGCGCCGCTGCAACAGTTCTTCGTGGTCATGGAGCACTGCCTGAAGCACGGCCTGAAGA CCAAGAAGATGTTCTTGGGGCAGAACAAGTCCTTCTGGGGGGCGCTGGAGCTGGTGGAGAAGTTAACGCCCGAAGCCGGAGAAATCACCGCCAGCGTGAAAGACTTGCCCGGCCTCAA AACTCCTCTGGGCCGAGGACGTGCCTGGCTGCGGCTGGCGCTGATGCAGAAGAAACTGTCCGACTACATGAAGACCATCATCAACAGGAAGGACCTGCTCAG TGAATTCTACGAGGCGAACGCgctgatgatggaggaggagggcgccGTCATCGCCGGGCTGCTCGTTGGCCTGAACGTCATCGACGCCAACCTGTGTATGAAGGGAGAGGACCTGGACTCTCAG GTCGGCGTGATCGATTTCTCAATGTACCTCAAAGATGGTGGACACAGCAGTAAGAGTGCAGAGGG CGACGGTCAGATCACAGCGATACTCGACCAAAAGAACTACGTGGAGGAACTGAACCGGCATCTGAG CGCGTCGGTAAATAACCTCCAGGCCAAGGTGGATGCTCTGGAGAAGTCCAACACGAAGCTCACGGAGGAG CTCGCTGTGGCGAACAACCGGATCATCACTTTACAAGAAGACGTGGAGCGAGTGAAGGAGGAGAGCTCGTATCAGCTGGAGTCCAGGAAG gCATCCAGGAGTGACTCGGCACCAGACGGACAAGTGCTGGGCGAAACACGCAAGCAGCTCAAAGAGGAAACATTGCTTCGATTG gATGTGGAGAAGGAGCTGGAGGTGCAGATCGGCATGAAGCAGGAGATGGAGCTGTCCATGAAGATGCTAGAGAAGGACGTCTGTGAGAAGCAGGACGCTCTGGTGGAGCTCCGAGAGCAGCTGGAGGACCTCCGGGTCATCAACCAGCAGCTCAGCCACAAGTCACAG agtgtCGACACCGGCTCCAAACACAAGACGGAAGCCATCGCTCGCCTGGAGGAGAAGATCAACCAGATGAGCGGCACGGTGAAGCAGATGGAGACCAG TGAGAAGCACGTGGTGAAGCAGGCCAGGAACCTGAACTCGGCGGCGGGgaggctgctgcagctgcagcagtag
- the rufy3 gene encoding protein RUFY3 isoform X5, giving the protein MAEREVSGDPPMRSSMGVSAGRRNPFAENGHAESPDETLSPTSVIYFQEALSSSNLRFGKPGSPSPAPPRQYDFRIERVESKRRNPKDPIAIERLNLMNMAKLSIKGLIESALNLGRTLDSDYAPLQQFFVVMEHCLKHGLKTKKMFLGQNKSFWGALELVEKLTPEAGEITASVKDLPGLKTPLGRGRAWLRLALMQKKLSDYMKTIINRKDLLSEFYEANALMMEEEGAVIAGLLVGLNVIDANLCMKGEDLDSQVGVIDFSMYLKDGGHSSKSAEGDGQITAILDQKNYVEELNRHLSASVNNLQAKVDALEKSNTKLTEELAVANNRIITLQEDVERVKEESSYQLESRKASRSDSAPDGQVLGETRKQLKEETLLRLDVEKELEVQIGMKQEMELSMKMLEKDVCEKQDALVELREQLEDLRVINQQLSHKSQSVDTGSKHKTEAIARLEEKINQMSGTVKQMETSEKHVVKQARNLNSAAGRLLQLQQ; this is encoded by the exons atggCGGAGCGGGAGGTGTCGGGGGACCCACCTATGCGGTCATCTATGGGGGTTTCAGCCGGGAGACGAAACCCCTTCGCCGAAAACGGTCACGCGGAGAGTCCGGACGAGACTCTGTCGCCGACGTCGGTCATCTACTTCCAGGAGGCGTTGAGCTCCTCAAACTTGAGATTTGGGAAGCCCGGGTCGCCGTCGCCCGCTCCGCCGCGACAGTATGACTTCAGGATCGAGCGAGTCGAGTCAAAGCGCCGCA atccCAAGGACCCCATTGCGATCGAGAGGCTGAACCTGATGAACATGGCCAAGCTGAGCATCAAGGGCCTGATCGAGTCGGCGCTGAACCTCGGCCGCACGCTGGACTCGGACTACGCGCCGCTGCAACAGTTCTTCGTGGTCATGGAGCACTGCCTGAAGCACGGCCTGAAGA CCAAGAAGATGTTCTTGGGGCAGAACAAGTCCTTCTGGGGGGCGCTGGAGCTGGTGGAGAAGTTAACGCCCGAAGCCGGAGAAATCACCGCCAGCGTGAAAGACTTGCCCGGCCTCAA AACTCCTCTGGGCCGAGGACGTGCCTGGCTGCGGCTGGCGCTGATGCAGAAGAAACTGTCCGACTACATGAAGACCATCATCAACAGGAAGGACCTGCTCAG TGAATTCTACGAGGCGAACGCgctgatgatggaggaggagggcgccGTCATCGCCGGGCTGCTCGTTGGCCTGAACGTCATCGACGCCAACCTGTGTATGAAGGGAGAGGACCTGGACTCTCAG GTCGGCGTGATCGATTTCTCAATGTACCTCAAAGATGGTGGACACAGCAGTAAGAGTGCAGAGGG CGACGGTCAGATCACAGCGATACTCGACCAAAAGAACTACGTGGAGGAACTGAACCGGCATCTGAG CGCGTCGGTAAATAACCTCCAGGCCAAGGTGGATGCTCTGGAGAAGTCCAACACGAAGCTCACGGAGGAG CTCGCTGTGGCGAACAACCGGATCATCACTTTACAAGAAGACGTGGAGCGAGTGAAGGAGGAGAGCTCGTATCAGCTGGAGTCCAGGAAG gCATCCAGGAGTGACTCGGCACCAGACGGACAAGTGCTGGGCGAAACACGCAAGCAGCTCAAAGAGGAAACATTGCTTCGATTG gATGTGGAGAAGGAGCTGGAGGTGCAGATCGGCATGAAGCAGGAGATGGAGCTGTCCATGAAGATGCTAGAGAAGGACGTCTGTGAGAAGCAGGACGCTCTGGTGGAGCTCCGAGAGCAGCTGGAGGACCTCCGGGTCATCAACCAGCAGCTCAGCCACAAGTCACAG agtgtCGACACCGGCTCCAAACACAAGACGGAAGCCATCGCTCGCCTGGAGGAGAAGATCAACCAGATGAGCGGCACGGTGAAGCAGATGGAGACCAG TGAGAAGCACGTGGTGAAGCAGGCCAGGAACCTGAACTCGGCGGCGGGgaggctgctgcagctgcagcagtag